In Pseudomonadota bacterium, the sequence CGCCATACACGGTCACGGAACCAAAATACAAAGAATGATAAAATAAAGGGTCTTCTTTCTTCAATGTCTCCAATTTATTGTCATCCAGTATCAGGATTTTCACATTTTTTATGTTTTTTCTCAGCTCTGATGTCAATTTGGCAAGCTTATCATTATCCGTTTTATTTATCTTGCTCCACAGGTCAGCATCAGATGAGTTGGTATTTATGCCTTTTGCACAGCTTCCGTACAAACCAGCCGCTTCTACGAATTTGTAGCGTTTGAAGATATCTG encodes:
- a CDS encoding DNA polymerase subunit beta; protein product: MNTEKLFSTKERVAILQHVIFSETEFGVNEVAKRLLLSKGLVSKYLYILVTENILERKNTKFIVRNTKEVKSLKIIFNIQDIDTDIFKRYKFVEAAGLYGSCAKGINTNSSDADLWSKINKTDNDKLAKLTSELRKNIKNVKILILDDNKLETLKKEDPLFYHSLYFGSVTVYGEENAI